A single region of the Massilia sp. erpn genome encodes:
- a CDS encoding response regulator produces the protein MPKADKPKILVVNDDANSLFALTSLLAQWAEQESYEVVAARSGEEALRQVLMHDFAVILLDVNMPGMDGFETAEAIHQRPRSADIPIIFITAFVADELDRLKAYQQGAVDFLFTPVIPQVLFAKIAVFVTLAMKNEELKKQARQLSQRTTDLIASNERLMREIEERKTAERQNHAKDEFLAMLGHELRNPLSAISSAASLIGLPGVSLEAVGRAKQIIQRQSGHLGRIVDDLLDLSRAMSGKILLNRAPLDLAALASSCLDTYRTTGRSAGYDITLAAEPCWVEGDATRLEQILNNLLDNALKYTQPGGQIEVTAEVEDEDVVLSLHDSGVGIAPELLPHVFDVFVQGTSTLDRAQGGLGIGLALVRRLVELHGGSVTAHSDGGSGEGSTFVIRLPRTERLPVAKDCDMDSPQQGKPAVLLIEDNEDGREMMSMMLSCYGYQVHHAADGLQGLAVAASARPDVALVDIGLPGIDGYEVARRLRANPDTRHIRLIALTGYGLAEDQRRVLDAGFDMHLVKPVDIDNLMLAIGGAPLSAAPPQAADPAATQAPAPLAASAPAALGAGH, from the coding sequence GTGCCTAAAGCAGACAAACCCAAGATTCTGGTCGTCAACGACGACGCCAACAGCCTGTTCGCACTGACGAGCTTGCTGGCGCAATGGGCGGAACAGGAATCCTATGAAGTGGTGGCGGCCCGCTCCGGCGAGGAGGCGCTGCGCCAGGTACTCATGCATGACTTCGCCGTCATCCTGCTCGATGTGAATATGCCGGGCATGGACGGCTTTGAGACGGCGGAAGCCATCCACCAGCGGCCGCGCTCGGCCGATATTCCCATCATCTTCATCACCGCCTTCGTGGCCGATGAACTGGACCGCCTGAAAGCTTACCAGCAGGGCGCCGTCGACTTCCTGTTCACGCCGGTGATCCCGCAGGTGCTGTTCGCCAAGATCGCCGTCTTCGTCACCTTGGCGATGAAGAACGAGGAATTGAAGAAACAGGCGCGCCAGCTGAGCCAGCGCACCACCGACCTGATCGCCAGCAACGAACGCCTGATGCGCGAGATTGAGGAGCGCAAGACGGCCGAACGGCAAAACCATGCCAAGGACGAATTCCTGGCCATGCTGGGCCATGAGTTGCGCAACCCGCTGTCGGCCATCAGCAGCGCCGCCTCGCTGATCGGCCTGCCCGGCGTGTCGCTCGAGGCGGTCGGCCGCGCCAAGCAGATCATCCAGCGCCAGAGCGGCCACCTGGGCCGCATCGTCGACGATCTGCTCGACCTGAGCCGCGCCATGTCGGGCAAGATTCTGCTCAACCGCGCCCCGCTCGACCTGGCCGCGCTGGCGTCCAGCTGCCTCGACACCTACCGCACCACCGGACGCAGCGCCGGTTATGACATCACCCTGGCGGCCGAGCCCTGCTGGGTCGAGGGCGATGCCACGCGCCTGGAGCAGATTCTCAACAATCTGCTCGACAATGCGCTCAAGTACACCCAGCCCGGCGGCCAGATCGAGGTCACGGCCGAGGTGGAAGACGAAGACGTGGTGCTGAGCCTGCACGACAGCGGGGTCGGCATCGCGCCCGAACTGCTGCCCCATGTGTTCGACGTGTTCGTGCAGGGCACCAGCACGCTCGACCGCGCGCAAGGCGGCCTGGGCATCGGCCTGGCCCTGGTGCGGCGTCTGGTCGAACTGCATGGCGGCAGCGTCACCGCCCATAGCGACGGCGGCAGCGGCGAAGGCAGCACCTTCGTCATCCGCCTGCCGCGCACCGAACGTCTCCCTGTAGCGAAAGACTGCGATATGGACTCCCCGCAACAAGGCAAACCCGCCGTCCTGCTGATCGAGGACAATGAAGACGGCCGCGAAATGATGTCGATGATGCTGAGCTGCTACGGCTATCAGGTGCACCATGCGGCCGACGGCCTGCAGGGCCTGGCCGTGGCCGCCAGCGCGCGGCCCGACGTGGCCCTGGTCGATATCGGCCTGCCCGGCATCGACGGCTATGAGGTGGCGCGCCGCCTGCGCGCCAATCCCGATACCCGGCATATCCGCCTGATCGCCCTCACCGGCTACGGCCTGGCCGAAGACCAGCGCCGCGTGCTCGATGCCGGCTTCGATATGCACCTGGTGAAACCGGTCGACATCGACAACCTGATGCTGGCCATCGGCGGCGCACCGCTGTCCGCTGCGCCCCCCCAGGCTGCGGACCCGGCCGCCACGCAAGCGCCCGCGCCCCTCGCCGCCAGCGCCCCGGCCGCGCTCGGCGCCGGCCACTAG
- a CDS encoding hemerythrin domain-containing protein — MSAAAKQQDVLSLLKQDHANVKAMFQQYEALGDRAFASKKKLAEEICLELTRHATAEEEIFYPALRAAARENEDLIDEATVEHASAKELIAQIMEADPHDELYDAKLKVLSEYILHHVKEEEGEIFPSAKRAGVDLQALGQQVAARKEEVDFVPPRPLPGETLQRGRPQA, encoded by the coding sequence ATGAGTGCCGCCGCCAAGCAGCAGGACGTCCTGAGCCTGCTCAAGCAAGACCACGCCAATGTGAAAGCCATGTTCCAGCAGTACGAAGCACTGGGCGACCGGGCTTTCGCCAGCAAGAAAAAGCTGGCCGAGGAGATTTGCCTGGAGTTGACGCGCCACGCCACGGCCGAGGAAGAGATTTTCTACCCGGCCCTGCGCGCCGCCGCGCGCGAGAATGAAGACTTGATCGACGAGGCGACCGTCGAGCATGCTTCGGCCAAGGAGCTGATCGCCCAGATCATGGAGGCCGACCCGCACGACGAGCTGTACGACGCCAAGCTCAAGGTGCTCAGCGAATATATCCTGCACCACGTCAAGGAGGAAGAGGGGGAAATCTTCCCCAGCGCCAAGCGGGCCGGGGTGGATCTGCAGGCACTGGGCCAGCAGGTGGCGGCTCGCAAGGAGGAAGTCGACTTTGTGCCGCCGCGTCCGCTGCCCGGCGAGACTCTGCAGCGTGGCCGGCCCCAGGCGTGA
- a CDS encoding sensor histidine kinase, with protein MSLPVPPLPPESADVAELRELLGHVHTCWDNEKRLLARQLHDSMGSSLTALTMHLGLLAAKLPQEPALLDRAAQMKNLLHTIIDTNRQMQHKLWNDKLEFLGVRVALGELVEQFGQQHQLTARCSLPEDEPMCPRGHSVVLLRALEEGLRNVLAHAQASEIDVIVDDNDEQIMLTVRDNGVGPLPGNSADAGAARYSLRALRERALYLGGSLDLLAATPGPGACLTVILPKPVPAA; from the coding sequence ATGTCCTTACCGGTACCCCCCCTCCCCCCGGAGAGCGCCGATGTGGCGGAGCTGCGCGAACTGCTGGGCCACGTCCACACCTGCTGGGATAATGAAAAGCGCCTGCTGGCGCGCCAGCTGCACGACAGCATGGGCTCTTCGCTGACGGCCCTGACCATGCATCTGGGCCTGCTGGCGGCCAAGCTGCCGCAGGAACCGGCCCTGCTGGACCGGGCGGCGCAGATGAAGAATCTGCTGCACACCATCATCGACACCAACCGCCAGATGCAGCATAAGCTGTGGAACGACAAGCTGGAATTTCTCGGCGTGCGCGTGGCCCTGGGCGAGCTGGTCGAACAGTTCGGCCAGCAGCACCAGCTGACGGCGCGCTGCAGCCTGCCGGAGGACGAGCCGATGTGCCCGCGCGGCCATAGCGTGGTGCTGCTGCGCGCGCTCGAAGAAGGCTTGCGCAATGTGCTGGCCCATGCCCAGGCCAGCGAAATCGATGTGATCGTGGATGACAACGATGAACAGATCATGCTGACCGTGCGCGACAACGGCGTCGGCCCGCTCCCGGGCAACAGCGCGGACGCCGGCGCCGCCCGCTACAGCCTGCGCGCGCTGCGCGAACGCGCCCTGTACCTGGGCGGCAGCCTGGACCTGCTGGCCGCCACGCCTGGCCCCGGCGCCTGCCTGACCGTGATCCTGCCGAAACCGGTGCCGGCCGCCTGA
- a CDS encoding NAD(P)/FAD-dependent oxidoreductase — protein sequence MRSKFVIVGGGAGGLELACKLGRKLGPGQVMLVDSRLYHIWKPSLHEVAAGTLDIHQEGLSYQMLAHDNHFTYVYGPLTALDAASRSLTVGAIHGEHGETILPQRQIGYDALVLAVGSTSNYFGVPGAAEHTISLNATEDAERFRLTLLKLLVKAELEQASRARSGVDVVIIGGGATGVELAAELREASGVYAAYGFGQLDPLKDVRITLLEGAPRILAPLPERVSSAALKLLLQRAITVATDTRVTAITDEKVAVQGGQEYPADIVVWAAGIKAPSFLAELGLPLAKGGQIEVGGDLAVPGFPGIYALGDCAHCVGADGKPVPPRAQAAHQQADYLLDTFVRQAEGRAPPTAPYAYRDYGSLVSFGPSTSVGSLMGSLKGLNWFVEGMFARLMYVSLHLLHHQAVLGSVRTGVLALARFLIKRSTPLVKLH from the coding sequence TTGCGTAGCAAGTTTGTGATCGTTGGGGGTGGGGCAGGCGGCCTGGAACTGGCCTGCAAGCTGGGCCGCAAGCTCGGACCCGGCCAGGTGATGCTGGTGGATAGCCGGCTTTACCATATCTGGAAACCTTCGCTGCACGAGGTGGCGGCGGGCACCCTGGACATCCACCAGGAAGGCCTGTCCTACCAGATGCTGGCGCATGACAACCACTTCACCTATGTCTACGGCCCGCTGACGGCACTCGATGCCGCCAGCCGCAGCTTGACCGTGGGCGCCATTCATGGCGAGCACGGCGAGACCATCCTGCCGCAGCGGCAGATTGGCTACGATGCCCTGGTGCTGGCCGTCGGCAGCACCTCCAATTATTTCGGCGTGCCGGGCGCGGCTGAACATACCATTTCCCTCAACGCCACCGAAGATGCGGAACGCTTCCGCCTGACCCTGCTCAAGCTGCTGGTCAAGGCCGAGCTGGAGCAGGCCAGCCGCGCGCGCAGCGGCGTGGACGTGGTGATCATCGGCGGCGGCGCCACCGGCGTCGAGCTGGCGGCCGAGCTGCGCGAGGCCAGCGGCGTGTATGCCGCCTATGGTTTCGGCCAGCTCGATCCGCTCAAGGACGTGCGCATCACCCTGCTCGAAGGCGCGCCGCGCATCCTGGCGCCGCTGCCGGAGCGGGTATCCTCGGCCGCGCTCAAGCTGCTGCTGCAGCGCGCCATCACGGTGGCGACCGACACCCGCGTCACCGCCATCACGGATGAGAAGGTGGCGGTGCAGGGCGGGCAGGAATATCCGGCCGATATCGTGGTCTGGGCGGCTGGCATCAAGGCGCCGTCCTTCCTCGCCGAACTGGGCCTGCCGCTGGCCAAGGGCGGGCAGATCGAAGTCGGCGGCGACCTGGCGGTGCCGGGCTTCCCCGGCATCTATGCGCTGGGCGACTGCGCCCATTGCGTCGGTGCCGACGGCAAGCCGGTGCCGCCGCGCGCCCAGGCGGCCCACCAGCAGGCCGACTATCTGCTGGACACCTTTGTGCGCCAGGCCGAGGGCCGGGCGCCGCCAACGGCGCCGTATGCCTACCGCGATTACGGTTCCCTGGTATCGTTCGGCCCATCCACCTCGGTGGGCAGCCTGATGGGTTCGCTCAAAGGTTTGAACTGGTTCGTGGAAGGCATGTTTGCGCGGCTGATGTACGTCAGCCTGCACCTGCTGCACCATCAGGCGGTGCTGGGCAGCGTGCGCACCGGCGTGCTGGCGCTGGCGCGCTTTCTGATCAAGCGCAGCACGCCGCTGGTCAAGCTGCACTAG
- a CDS encoding transporter — protein MKKTSQGRNMGTRHAAGRGAASFRRLAAILLMTGGAALARPAQAGEDGPPPVLPYRPSVSSPASLPAPGQLEMEIGGLRSRDEGTRRASLPMLLKLAFNEDWGVLLGGEAWISARAPDSGRQRGVGDLTATLKRALRLDEASVLGLELSAKAPIARDGLGSGKSDYGLNGIYSRDFGSLHLDANLNLLRLGRVDEGEGRLQKGLSASFSLPVAERWGATAELSGTQRHGAGTTAQLLLAAAYTPHPRLAFDVGVAKGLNTRSQDWSMFAGVVFPLANFR, from the coding sequence ATGAAGAAAACATCGCAGGGTCGAAACATGGGTACGCGCCATGCCGCCGGCAGGGGCGCGGCGTCTTTCCGGCGGCTGGCGGCCATCCTGCTCATGACGGGTGGCGCCGCGCTGGCCCGGCCGGCGCAGGCCGGCGAGGATGGGCCGCCGCCGGTCCTGCCTTACCGGCCCTCGGTATCGAGTCCGGCCTCCCTGCCGGCGCCGGGCCAGCTGGAAATGGAAATAGGCGGCCTGCGCTCGCGCGACGAGGGGACGCGCCGCGCCAGCCTGCCCATGCTGCTGAAGCTGGCGTTCAATGAAGACTGGGGCGTGCTGCTCGGTGGCGAAGCCTGGATCAGCGCCCGCGCGCCGGACAGCGGCCGTCAGCGCGGCGTTGGCGACTTGACGGCGACCCTGAAGCGCGCGCTGCGCCTGGACGAGGCCAGCGTGCTGGGCCTGGAGCTGAGCGCCAAAGCGCCCATCGCGCGCGATGGCCTGGGCAGCGGCAAAAGCGATTACGGCTTGAACGGCATCTACAGCCGCGACTTCGGCAGCCTGCATCTGGATGCCAACCTGAACCTGCTGCGCCTGGGCCGGGTGGACGAGGGCGAGGGACGGCTGCAGAAAGGCTTGTCGGCCTCCTTCTCCCTGCCCGTGGCTGAGCGCTGGGGCGCGACGGCGGAGTTGTCGGGCACGCAGCGCCATGGCGCCGGCACCACGGCCCAGCTGCTGCTGGCCGCCGCCTATACCCCGCATCCACGCCTGGCCTTTGATGTCGGCGTGGCCAAGGGGCTCAATACGCGCAGCCAGGATTGGTCCATGTTTGCCGGGGTGGTCTTCCCGCTGGCAAATTTCCGCTAA